A window from Anaeromusa acidaminophila DSM 3853 encodes these proteins:
- a CDS encoding DUF342 domain-containing protein yields the protein MEDSTTKPQEVGFRLEHHPDGAYLTVDAACQAELQSVLQKVTSETSEFDPEEIEKCLAEKTGKAVRVGLSLPLPEIKWMVSKDRMEVVLEIESGEKCRKANPQEVIAKLNAAGIVSGIDEAAVTKVCKHPGASVVCATGRKAVDGKNAVINILVNTEASGRPAELEDGRVDFKNLNLFTVVESGQVLAEKVPATPGEEGEDVLGNPVFPRPGKDIPLPIGKNVEIRDELTVVASVSGQFNYSNRKISVLPIIEIKGDVDLSTGNVNFVGGVIVRGSVAEGFSVKAGENVEVHGSVCGGVVEGQNVFIKMGVQGMHKGRILAEKNVVAKFIENAQVIAGEEVIVSEAILHSKVSAGRRIIVDGKRGMVIGGTITAGEEIRSKSLGTHMSTNTEVEVGVNPMLREEHQALKRDLRKQELSLDQTQKALALLRSRDLNSLPPEKRDIMLKMTKAQFQLAGQVESMRTRMAEIELSLEEMRNGRVRVMDTVYPGVKIVLGNLVKFIREPEKFVSYYAEDGDIHKGSYK from the coding sequence ATGGAAGATTCGACAACAAAACCGCAGGAAGTGGGTTTCCGTTTGGAACATCACCCGGATGGGGCTTATTTGACAGTGGATGCAGCTTGCCAGGCGGAATTGCAAAGCGTGCTGCAGAAGGTTACCAGCGAGACGAGTGAATTCGATCCAGAGGAAATCGAAAAATGTCTGGCGGAAAAAACAGGAAAGGCTGTGCGTGTTGGCCTGTCACTGCCTTTGCCGGAAATAAAATGGATGGTCTCTAAAGACCGCATGGAAGTTGTGCTGGAAATTGAGTCCGGTGAAAAATGTCGTAAAGCAAACCCGCAAGAGGTAATTGCAAAGCTGAATGCAGCGGGTATTGTCAGCGGTATTGATGAAGCCGCTGTTACCAAGGTATGCAAGCATCCTGGAGCATCGGTTGTTTGCGCTACAGGTAGAAAAGCGGTGGATGGGAAGAATGCAGTAATTAATATCCTGGTTAATACCGAGGCTTCAGGACGGCCTGCGGAATTAGAGGATGGCCGAGTCGACTTTAAAAATTTGAATTTGTTTACTGTGGTGGAAAGTGGACAAGTTTTGGCTGAAAAAGTACCTGCCACGCCTGGAGAAGAAGGGGAAGATGTATTAGGAAACCCTGTATTTCCTAGGCCTGGAAAGGATATTCCTTTGCCGATAGGCAAGAATGTTGAAATTCGAGATGAACTGACCGTTGTTGCATCTGTTTCCGGTCAATTTAATTACTCCAATCGAAAGATTAGCGTTCTACCCATAATTGAAATCAAAGGCGATGTGGATTTATCGACAGGTAATGTTAATTTTGTTGGCGGCGTGATTGTGCGAGGTTCTGTCGCCGAAGGCTTTAGCGTCAAGGCGGGGGAAAATGTCGAAGTGCATGGTTCTGTATGCGGCGGTGTTGTGGAAGGTCAGAACGTATTTATAAAAATGGGCGTACAAGGTATGCACAAAGGACGGATTTTAGCAGAAAAGAATGTAGTAGCTAAATTTATAGAAAATGCTCAGGTTATAGCTGGCGAGGAAGTTATTGTTAGTGAAGCTATTTTGCATTCTAAGGTTAGCGCAGGCAGACGCATTATTGTTGACGGTAAACGCGGCATGGTCATTGGCGGGACGATTACGGCAGGCGAGGAAATCCGTTCTAAAAGCTTGGGAACGCATATGTCAACCAATACAGAGGTAGAAGTAGGCGTAAATCCGATGCTGAGGGAAGAGCATCAAGCGTTAAAACGAGATTTGCGCAAACAAGAATTGAGCTTGGATCAGACGCAAAAGGCGTTGGCGTTGCTTCGATCGAGAGACTTAAATTCATTGCCGCCGGAAAAACGCGATATTATGCTGAAGATGACGAAGGCCCAGTTTCAATTGGCCGGGCAAGTGGAAAGCATGCGAACCCGTATGGCTGAAATTGAACTTTCATTGGAAGAAATGCGCAATGGACGGGTGCGGGTTATGGACACGGTTTACCCCGGGGTGAAAATTGTCTTAGGTAATTTGGTTAAATTTATTCGTGAACCGGAAAAATTTGTTTCGTATTATGCGGAAGACGGCGATATTCATAAAGGCTCGTACAAGTAA
- the rpsB gene encoding 30S ribosomal protein S2, with protein MAVISMKQLLEAGVHFGHQTRRWNPKMAPYIFTERNGIYIIDLQKTVKKVDEAYNFVRDLAADGGTLLFVGTKKQAQDAVREEAARCNMFYVNERWLGGMMTNFKTIQARINRLRKLEEMETNGVFEVLPKKEVLQLRHEMDRLQKFLGGIKNMRKLPSALFIIDPRKERIAVAEARNLGIPIVGIVDTNCDPDEIDHVIPANDDAIRAVKLLTSKMADAILEGRQGEQHDEENVEVAVDEAAE; from the coding sequence ATGGCAGTAATTTCAATGAAACAGCTTCTCGAAGCAGGGGTGCACTTTGGTCATCAGACTCGGAGATGGAACCCCAAAATGGCTCCTTATATTTTTACGGAGCGTAATGGTATCTATATTATCGACTTGCAGAAAACCGTTAAAAAAGTAGACGAGGCGTACAACTTTGTACGTGATTTGGCTGCTGACGGCGGCACCTTGCTGTTTGTTGGTACGAAAAAACAGGCTCAAGACGCTGTGCGTGAAGAAGCGGCTCGTTGCAACATGTTCTATGTTAACGAACGCTGGTTGGGCGGCATGATGACCAACTTCAAAACCATCCAAGCTCGGATTAACCGTCTGCGTAAGCTGGAAGAAATGGAAACAAATGGCGTATTTGAAGTGTTGCCGAAGAAAGAAGTTCTGCAGTTGCGTCACGAAATGGATCGCTTGCAGAAATTCCTGGGCGGCATTAAGAACATGCGCAAACTTCCGTCGGCCTTGTTTATCATTGACCCTCGCAAAGAGCGTATCGCAGTAGCAGAAGCTCGCAACCTCGGGATTCCGATCGTGGGGATTGTTGATACGAACTGCGATCCTGATGAAATTGATCATGTAATTCCTGCTAACGATGACGCGATTCGTGCGGTTAAACTGCTGACGTCTAAGATGGCGGATGCCATTTTGGAAGGCCGTCAAGGTGAGCAGCATGATGAAGAAAATGTGGAAGTTGCTGTAGACGAAGCCGCTGAATAA
- the tsf gene encoding translation elongation factor Ts, whose amino-acid sequence MITAAMVKELRERTGAGMMDCKKALGEVNGDMDKAVDFLREKGLAAAAKKAGRVAAEGLVEAYIHGAGRIGVMVEVNCETDFVAKTDDFHGLAKDIAMQIAAANPMYVRREEVPEEILEHEREILRAQALNEGKPAAIVEKMITGRIEKYYKEVCLMEQVFIKNPDVTITQLINEKIAKIGENISIRRFARYQLGEGIEKKENDFAAEVMAAAQG is encoded by the coding sequence ATGATAACTGCTGCAATGGTAAAAGAGCTTCGGGAACGTACCGGAGCGGGTATGATGGATTGTAAAAAAGCTCTTGGTGAAGTTAATGGTGATATGGATAAAGCCGTTGACTTTTTGCGCGAAAAAGGATTGGCAGCGGCTGCGAAAAAAGCGGGTCGCGTAGCGGCGGAAGGTTTAGTTGAAGCTTATATTCACGGCGCCGGACGTATTGGCGTTATGGTAGAAGTAAACTGTGAAACCGACTTCGTAGCTAAAACCGATGACTTCCATGGCTTAGCCAAGGATATTGCAATGCAAATTGCTGCTGCGAATCCGATGTATGTTCGTCGTGAAGAGGTGCCGGAAGAAATCTTGGAGCATGAAAGAGAAATTCTTCGTGCACAGGCGTTGAACGAAGGCAAGCCGGCAGCGATTGTTGAAAAAATGATTACGGGTCGTATTGAAAAATACTATAAAGAAGTTTGCTTAATGGAGCAGGTCTTTATTAAAAACCCAGACGTAACCATTACGCAACTGATCAATGAAAAAATTGCCAAAATTGGCGAGAATATCAGCATTCGTCGCTTCGCTCGTTATCAATTGGGCGAAGGTATTGAGAAAAAGGAAAACGATTTTGCGGCAGAAGTTATGGCTGCAGCACAAGGATAA
- the pyrH gene encoding UMP kinase, whose product MTTAKYKRVVLKLSGEALAGGKGYGIDPDVAESIAREIKEVRAAGVEVAIVVGGGNIWRGLRGSAQGMDRATADYMGMLATVINSLALQDALESEGVDTRVQTAIEMRQVAEPYIRRRAVRHLEKGRVVIFAAGTGNPYFSTDTTAALRAAEVEADAILMAKNNADGVYDSDPRSNPDAKKFKELEYLEILKRRLAVMDSTATSLCMDNEIPIIVFSMDKPGNILKAALGHDIGTVVGGKNCEC is encoded by the coding sequence TTGACTACTGCAAAATATAAAAGAGTGGTCCTGAAGTTGAGCGGAGAAGCTCTGGCGGGCGGAAAAGGCTACGGAATTGATCCAGATGTAGCAGAAAGCATTGCTCGTGAAATTAAAGAAGTACGGGCGGCTGGAGTAGAAGTGGCCATTGTAGTAGGCGGGGGCAATATCTGGCGAGGACTGCGCGGTAGTGCTCAAGGAATGGATCGGGCGACGGCCGACTATATGGGCATGCTGGCTACTGTCATTAACTCTTTGGCTTTGCAAGATGCGTTGGAAAGTGAAGGCGTTGATACTCGGGTACAAACGGCCATTGAAATGCGCCAAGTAGCAGAACCGTATATTCGTCGGCGGGCGGTGCGTCATTTGGAAAAAGGACGTGTTGTTATTTTTGCCGCTGGAACGGGAAATCCGTATTTTTCTACGGATACAACAGCTGCCCTGCGGGCGGCGGAAGTGGAAGCAGATGCCATTTTAATGGCGAAGAATAATGCGGATGGCGTATATGATTCCGATCCTCGCAGTAATCCAGATGCAAAGAAATTTAAAGAATTGGAATACCTGGAAATTCTTAAACGTCGGTTGGCTGTGATGGATTCTACGGCGACAAGCTTATGCATGGATAATGAAATACCGATTATTGTTTTTAGTATGGATAAGCCTGGCAATATTTTAAAAGCAGCTCTTGGTCATGATATAGGTACTGTTGTGGGAGGGAAAAATTGTGAGTGTTAA
- the frr gene encoding ribosome recycling factor, whose translation MKKSIEALRRELASLRAGRATPALLDKVMVDYYGTPTAINQVANVSVPEPRMIVIQPWEKTLVGAIEKAILKSDLGLNPNSDGSAIRLVLPQLTQERRAELVKQVHKKAEETRVGIRNLRRDTNDAMKKLEKDKIISEDELKKAQDDTQKLTDKYIKEVDQVMAAKEKEIMEL comes from the coding sequence ATGAAAAAAAGCATTGAGGCTTTGCGGCGCGAGTTGGCCTCATTGCGTGCAGGGCGTGCTACTCCTGCATTGCTCGATAAAGTTATGGTTGATTATTATGGAACCCCTACGGCAATTAACCAAGTGGCAAATGTCAGTGTGCCAGAACCGCGGATGATTGTGATTCAGCCTTGGGAGAAAACTCTTGTTGGCGCTATTGAAAAAGCAATCTTAAAGTCGGATCTAGGATTAAACCCCAATAGTGACGGCAGCGCGATTCGTCTTGTTTTACCGCAGTTGACTCAGGAACGTCGTGCGGAGCTGGTAAAACAAGTGCATAAAAAAGCGGAAGAAACCCGTGTGGGGATTCGTAATTTGCGTCGCGATACGAATGATGCGATGAAAAAACTGGAAAAAGATAAAATCATTTCCGAAGACGAATTAAAAAAAGCGCAAGATGATACGCAAAAGCTGACAGACAAGTATATCAAAGAAGTGGATCAGGTTATGGCAGCCAAAGAGAAGGAAATTATGGAACTGTAG
- a CDS encoding isoprenyl transferase produces MWKKWLTGSEKSNTGVEHPETVPRHVAIIMDGNGRWAKERGLLRTFGHRAGAETLQKIIQTASDIGIEVLTVYAFSTENWKRPEEEVGLLMRLIAEYLDSKLAAMHANQVQLRHVGDLAGLPPALQLKLTKAMEQTKNNTGLVVNLAINYGGRAEILEAVKALARAVEKGEICADAIDEETFGAALYTQGLPDPDLLIRTSGDVRLSNFLLWQTAYTELYFCDVNWPDFTPKHLMEAIASFQQRERRFGGLKK; encoded by the coding sequence ATGTGGAAGAAATGGCTGACTGGCTCAGAAAAATCAAATACAGGCGTAGAGCATCCAGAGACAGTTCCTCGTCATGTGGCAATCATTATGGATGGCAATGGACGTTGGGCTAAGGAACGGGGCTTATTGCGCACTTTTGGGCATCGAGCAGGCGCGGAAACGTTGCAAAAAATCATTCAAACCGCATCCGATATCGGCATTGAAGTTCTCACCGTGTACGCTTTTTCGACGGAAAATTGGAAGCGACCTGAAGAAGAAGTAGGGTTGTTGATGCGTCTCATTGCCGAATACTTGGACAGCAAGCTAGCTGCTATGCATGCTAATCAAGTGCAGCTTCGCCATGTTGGTGATTTAGCAGGGTTGCCTCCGGCGCTGCAACTGAAGCTGACAAAAGCTATGGAACAAACTAAGAATAATACAGGCTTGGTTGTCAATTTGGCAATCAATTACGGAGGACGAGCCGAAATTCTAGAAGCGGTAAAGGCGTTAGCCCGAGCGGTAGAAAAAGGCGAAATATGCGCTGATGCAATTGATGAAGAAACCTTCGGGGCCGCTTTATATACGCAGGGGCTTCCAGATCCTGATCTTTTAATCCGTACTAGTGGCGATGTTCGGTTAAGTAATTTCTTGCTTTGGCAAACTGCTTATACGGAATTGTATTTTTGTGATGTAAATTGGCCAGATTTTACGCCGAAGCATTTAATGGAGGCTATTGCTTCTTTTCAACAGAGAGAGCGTCGTTTTGGAGGACTTAAGAAGTAA
- a CDS encoding phosphatidate cytidylyltransferase, whose product MLGKRILTAVCGLPLVLWLVYAGGWYFGLAISLAALVSWLEYCRMLRQIELHPWQSLGILYSFLLPLCIWLGNSQEMIFFLVLLFLLNGARLVVQAARFSPADAFATVFGVMYVPLLLAFFVALRMYLPETAVLPAAPFLSQGAGYVYLAFIGTWASDTFAYFIGSRWGRRKLCPEISPGKTVEGALGGLGGTLLVVGWLGSSFAGLQLEQALLLGGLIGLAAPIGDLVESRLKRYAGVKDSGTILPGHGGMLDRIDSLLFVLPVVYFYIGARSLFFLG is encoded by the coding sequence GTGTTAGGAAAACGGATACTGACGGCGGTCTGCGGGTTGCCGCTGGTACTTTGGCTTGTGTATGCGGGCGGCTGGTATTTTGGGTTAGCAATTTCCCTGGCGGCGCTGGTATCTTGGCTTGAGTATTGCCGTATGCTGCGACAGATTGAGTTGCATCCATGGCAAAGCTTAGGAATTTTATACAGCTTTCTGCTGCCTTTATGTATCTGGCTGGGGAACTCGCAGGAAATGATTTTCTTTTTGGTACTGTTATTCTTGCTAAACGGAGCGCGCTTGGTAGTGCAGGCGGCGCGCTTTTCGCCTGCAGACGCTTTTGCAACGGTTTTCGGTGTAATGTATGTACCCTTGTTGCTTGCTTTTTTCGTAGCGTTGCGTATGTATTTGCCGGAGACTGCAGTGTTACCGGCTGCGCCTTTTCTTTCTCAAGGTGCAGGCTATGTTTACTTGGCCTTTATTGGCACTTGGGCTAGTGATACTTTTGCTTATTTTATTGGCTCCCGTTGGGGGCGGCGAAAACTGTGTCCCGAGATTAGCCCCGGGAAAACAGTGGAAGGAGCGCTAGGCGGTTTAGGGGGCACTTTGTTAGTTGTTGGTTGGTTAGGGAGTTCCTTTGCCGGCTTGCAATTAGAACAAGCGTTGTTATTAGGCGGCTTAATCGGCTTGGCGGCTCCTATTGGCGATTTAGTAGAGTCTCGGTTGAAACGCTATGCCGGCGTTAAGGACTCGGGGACGATCTTGCCGGGGCATGGCGGCATGCTGGATCGGATTGACAGTCTGCTCTTTGTATTGCCGGTCGTATATTTTTATATTGGCGCTCGCAGTTTGTTTTTTTTAGGATAG
- a CDS encoding 1-deoxy-D-xylulose-5-phosphate reductoisomerase — MRQRIALLGSTGSIGCQTLDVAAAHPEECEIRVLVAHSSDELLEEQIRKFQPAYAVLSDESAALRLKARYEGPTTILSGDKAIEELAASSEIDTVVTALVGFAGLKPTLAAIKAGKKIALANKETLVAAGELVTAEAKKYGVDILPVDSEHSALFQCLHGESPKEVHKLLITASGGPFRGRSRDQLAKVTLQECLQHPNWSMGRKITVDSATLANKGLEVIEARWLFDVSYDQIEVVVHPQSIVHSMVEFSDSSVLAQIGYPDMRLPIQYALFYPRRLEASWQRLDWKTSRTLTFEPPDVQAFPLLETAFAVGRAGETYPCVFNAANEVAVEAFLQGRISFLQITEVVQKVLSQYKGGPATELASILAANDWARQAAAAYCRQAN; from the coding sequence ATGCGACAACGGATTGCTTTACTGGGAAGTACCGGTTCAATTGGCTGCCAAACTTTAGATGTGGCAGCAGCGCATCCCGAAGAATGTGAAATCAGAGTATTGGTTGCTCACAGTAGTGATGAATTGCTAGAAGAACAGATTCGCAAGTTTCAGCCTGCTTACGCAGTACTAAGCGATGAAAGCGCTGCGTTGCGTTTAAAAGCCCGCTATGAAGGGCCCACGACCATCTTAAGCGGTGACAAAGCGATAGAAGAATTGGCAGCTTCAAGCGAAATTGATACGGTGGTAACGGCTCTTGTCGGTTTTGCAGGATTGAAGCCCACTTTGGCAGCGATTAAAGCGGGCAAAAAAATTGCTTTAGCCAATAAGGAAACACTGGTAGCAGCTGGAGAACTGGTTACGGCCGAAGCGAAAAAGTACGGCGTAGATATTCTGCCTGTCGATAGTGAGCACAGTGCATTGTTTCAATGTCTGCATGGCGAATCGCCTAAAGAGGTTCACAAGCTTCTCATTACGGCTTCAGGAGGTCCTTTCCGAGGACGGAGCCGGGATCAGTTGGCAAAAGTAACCTTACAAGAGTGCTTGCAACACCCGAATTGGTCAATGGGCCGTAAAATTACTGTAGATTCGGCGACTCTAGCTAATAAAGGCTTAGAAGTGATTGAAGCGCGTTGGCTTTTTGACGTGTCTTACGATCAGATTGAAGTAGTGGTTCACCCGCAGAGTATAGTGCATTCCATGGTAGAATTCAGTGATTCCTCGGTATTGGCTCAAATTGGCTATCCCGATATGCGCCTTCCAATACAATATGCTTTATTTTACCCACGACGCCTAGAGGCTTCGTGGCAGCGTTTAGATTGGAAGACTTCCCGTACCCTGACATTTGAACCGCCGGATGTACAGGCATTTCCGCTGCTTGAGACAGCATTTGCCGTTGGCAGAGCCGGAGAAACCTATCCTTGCGTATTTAATGCCGCTAATGAAGTAGCGGTAGAGGCTTTTCTGCAGGGGCGAATTTCGTTTTTGCAGATTACGGAAGTTGTACAGAAAGTGCTGTCCCAATATAAGGGGGGGCCTGCGACGGAATTGGCAAGCATTTTAGCGGCAAACGATTGGGCTCGTCAGGCGGCTGCAGCTTACTGCCGCCAGGCGAATTAA